From the genome of Candidatus Atribacteria bacterium ADurb.Bin276, one region includes:
- the pabA_1 gene encoding Aminodeoxychorismate/anthranilate synthase component 2, with protein sequence MVLVLDNYDSFTFNLVQYLEEITQDDFMVCRNDEITLEEIQALKPDRIVISPGPKDPTDVGICNDVISCFAPNIPILGVCLWPSMYRVCFWSSNS encoded by the coding sequence ATGGTTTTGGTTCTCGATAATTACGATTCGTTTACCTTTAATCTGGTTCAGTATTTAGAAGAAATTACTCAAGATGATTTTATGGTTTGTCGTAACGATGAGATAACCCTGGAGGAAATTCAAGCTTTGAAACCGGATCGTATTGTGATTTCTCCAGGTCCCAAGGACCCCACTGATGTGGGGATTTGTAATGATGTTATTAGCTGTTTTGCACCCAATATTCCAATATTAGGGGTGTGTCTTTGGCCATCAATGTATCGGGTATGTTTTTGGAGCTCGAATAGTTAA